From the genome of Populus alba chromosome 10, ASM523922v2, whole genome shotgun sequence, one region includes:
- the LOC118059632 gene encoding lachrymatory-factor synthase, whose product MVKRRGSAGGIGEALIDRVWTMVSQTKKLAEWMPMVERCTDLAGEEGVPGYVRLVSGFMFPQQDGDRSWIKERLAAIVLHHLDIFYKMEASNVGLDGSINTLKLVDYGDDSTLVNWSSEDSII is encoded by the coding sequence ATGGTGAAACGGCGTGGATCGGCAGGAGGCATAGGTGAGGCGCTTATAGACAGAGTCTGGACCATGGTTTCTCAAACCAAGAAACTAGCAGAATGGATGCCAATGGTTGAAAGATGCACTGACTTGGCTGGAGAAGAAGGCGTTCCAGGTTATGTTCGGTTAGTATCAGGATTCATGTTCCCTCAACAAGATGGTGACAGGTCATGGATCAAGGAGAGGCTGGCTGCTATTGTTCTACATCACCTAGACATTTTTTACAAAATGGAGGCCAGCAATGTTGGTTTAGATGGAtcaataaatacattaaaacttGTTGATTACGGGGATGATTCCACACTAGTTAACTGGTCATCTGAGGATAGCATAATATAG
- the LOC118059631 gene encoding sedoheptulose-1,7-bisphosphatase, chloroplastic, which produces METGIACCARGAYLPGVSKHSKAPVSPQSISPSCSSRSLKSSSLFGETLRFVPRSSLKVSKAKNSSLVTRCEIGDSLEEFLAKATSDKGLIRVLMCMGEALRTIAFKVRTASCGGTACVNSFGDEQLAVDMLANNLLFEALTYSHFCKYACSEEVPELQDMGGPTEGGFSVAFDPLDGSSIVDTNFSVGTIFGVWPGDKLTGVTGRDQVAAAMGVYGPRTTYVLALKDYPGTHEFLLLDEGKWQHVKETTEIGEGKLFSPGNLRATFDNVDYDKLINYYVKEKYTLRYTGGMVPDVNQIIVKEKGIFTNVISPSSKAKLRLLFEVAPLGFLVEKAGGYSSDGYQSVLDKEIINLDDRTQVAYGSKNEIIRFEETLYGKSRLKSEGVPVGAAA; this is translated from the exons ATGGAGACTGGCATAGCATGTTGTGCTCGTGGGGCTTACTTACCTGGTGTTTCTAAGCATTCAAAAGCTCCAGTGTCTCCACAGTCCATTTCTCCATCCTGCAGTTCCAGG AGTCTGAAATCAAGCTCACTATTTGGGGAGACGTTGCGCTTCGTTCCAAGATCATCACTGAAGGTTTCGAAAGCAAAGAACTCTTCCCTTGTGACCAGATGTGAGATTGGTGATAGCCTG GAAGAATTCCTCGCAAAGGCAACTTCAGATAAGGGACTCATAAGGGTGCTGATGTGCATGGGAGAGGCATTAAGGACCATTGCCTTCAAAGTCAGGACTGCTTCCTGTGGAGGAACAGCTTGTGTGAACTCCTTTGGAGACGAGCAGCTTGCTGTGGACATGCTTGCCAACAATCTTCTTTTTGAG GCTTTGACTTACTCCCACTTCTGCAAATATGCTTGCTCTGAAGAAGTCCCTGAATTACAAGACATGGGTGGCCCAACCGAAG GTGGATTCAGTGTTGCTTTTGATCCACTTGATGGTTCCAGTATTGTCGACACAAACTTCTCTGTGGGCACCATCTTTGGAGTGTGGCCTGGAGACAAATTAACTGGGGTAACAGGGAGAGATCAAGTTGCTGCAGCCATGGGGGTCTACGGTCCTCGAACTACATACGTTCTTGCTCTTAAAGACTACCCTGGAACCCACgagtttcttcttcttgatgAAG GAAAATGGCAACATGTCAAAGAGACAACAGAGATCGGTGAAGGGAAACTTTTCTCCCCTGGAAATTTGAGAGCCACATTTGACAACGTTGACTATGACaag CTGATCAACTACTACGTTAAAGAGAAGTACACCTTGAGATACACAGGAGGAATGGTGCCAGATGTAAACCAG ATCATTGTTAAAGAGAAGGGTATCTTCACAAATGTTATCTCACCATCTTCCAAAGCCAAGCTGAGATTGTTATTTGAGGTTGCGCCTTTGGGGTTCTTGGTTGAAAAGGCTGGGGGTTACAGTAGTGATGGATATCAGTCTGTACTAGACAAGGAAATCATAAATCTTGATGATAGAACTCAAGTTGCATATGGCTCCAAGAATGAGATTATCCGGTTTGAAGAAACTCTATACGGGAAATCAAGACTTAAGTCTGAGGGTGTTCCTGTAGGAGCTGCTGCTTAA
- the LOC118059630 gene encoding uncharacterized protein: MEFASSSSSRVFNRTHQFSLLSTPPPSQKPSSLFNPSLNAFFIRFSTTSFSPRDLSCKSTLRDTTTTRIATPKMAENGVHDFELSNLTALSPLDGRYWNKVKDLSPYMSEYGLIYYRVLVEIKWLLKLSQIPEITEVPNFSEEAETYLEGLIDGFSMDDALEVKNIEKVTNHDVKAVEYFLKKKCQSHPEIAKVLEFFHFACTSEDINNLAHALMLKEAMNGVVFPVMDKLIKAICKLAEDNASTPMLSRTHGQPASPTTLGKEMAVFAARLSEQRHEISQVKIKGKFAGAVGNYNAHFSAYPSVNWPLIAKEFVESLGLCFNPYVTQIEPHDYMARLFHAIIVFNSILIDFDRDIWGYISLAYFKQTTKAGEIGSSTMPHKVNPIDFENSEGNLGKANGNLSHLSEKLPISRWQRDLTDSTVLRNMGEGLGHSLLAYKSALQGIAKLQVNETRLSEDLNQSWEVLAEPIQTVMRRYSVPEPYEKLKELTRGRAVTKDSIKEFIEGLEIPKEAKDYLLELTPHTYVGAAIELSKTLDIVISLVNGVTTL; the protein is encoded by the exons ATGgagtttgcttcttcttcttcttccagggTTTTTAATAGAACCCACCAATTCTCACTCTTATCAACTCCACCACCAAGCCAAAAACCCAGCAGCCTCTTCAATCCATCtttaaatgctttttttattcGCTTCTCAACGACATCGTTTTCTCCTAGGGACTTGTCCTGCAAATCCACCCTCAGagacaccaccaccaccagaaTCGCCACACCCAAG ATGGCTGAAAACGGCGTTCATGATTTTGAGCTATCAAATTTGACGGCGTTATCCCCTTTGGACGGTCGTTACTGGAATAAAGTCAAGGACTTGTCTCCTTATATGAGTGAATACGGTCTCATTTATTATCGTGTTCTTGTTGAG ATTAAATGGTTGTTGAAACTTTCACAAATTCCTGAAATTACCGAGGTCCCGAACTTTAGTGAAGAAGCTGAGACTTATTTGGAAGGGTTAATTGATGGATTTAGCATGGATGATGCCTTGGAAGTTAAGAACATTGAGAAAGTGACTAACCATGATGTAAAAGCAGTCGAgtatttcttgaaaaagaaatgCCAATCGCATCCGGAGATTGCCAAG GTGCTTGAGTTTTTCCATTTTGCTTGCACATCCGAGGACATCAATAATCTTGCCCATGCATTGATGCTGAAAGAAGCAATGAATGGGGTTGTATTTCCTGTCATGGATAAATTGATCAAAGCCATTTGTAAATTGGCTGAAGATAATGCTTCCACTCCGATGCTTTCTCGCACTCATGGACAG CCAGCTTCACCAACAACTCTGGGGAAGGAAATGGCAGTTTTTGCAGCCAGGCTAAGCGAACAAAGGCATGAAATTTCTCAAGTTAAGATAAAGGGGAAGTTTGCTGGTGCTGTTGGAAACTACAATGCCCATTTTTCAGCATATCCCAGTGTTAATTGGCCTCTAATTGCAAAAGAGTTTGTGGAATCTCTTGGATTGTGTTTTAACCCCTATGTTACTCAG ATTGAGCCACATGACTACATGGCAAGACTTTTTCAtgcaattattgtttttaactctatattgattgattttgataGAGATATATGGGGCTATATATCATTGGCATACTTTAAGCAG ACAACCAAGGCTGGTGAGATCGGGTCCTCGACTATGCCTCACAAAGTAAATCctattgattttgaaaatagtGAAGGCAATCTTGGGAAAGCCAATGGAAATTTATCTCATCTTAGTGAGAAGTTGCCAATTTCACGCTGGCAG CGTGACTTGACTGATTCAACTGTTCTGAGGAATATGGGTGAAGGCTTAGGACATTCTCTTCTTGCCTACAAAAGTGCGTTGCAAGGAATAGCAAAGCTTCAG GTCAATGAAACGCGCTTGAGTGAAGACTTGAACCAATCATGGGAGGTGCTTGCTGAACCAATACAGACT GTGATGCGCCGATATAGTGTTCCAGAGCCATATGAAAAGCTGAAAGAGCTAACCAGGGGAAGAGCTGTTACCAAAGATAGCATAAAGGAGTTCATTGAAGGCTTGGAAATACCCAAAGAAGCAAAGGATTATCTTTTGGAGTTGACACCCCATACCTATGTTGGAGCAGCTATTGAATTGAGTAAGACTTTGGATATTGTTATCAGTTTGGTAAATGGGGTGACAACTTTGTAA
- the LOC118059629 gene encoding laccase-4 yields MEYYQARTMLLVIFIFPALVECKVRLYNFRVVLTNTTKLCSTKSIPTINGKFPGPTIYAREGDNVNIRLTNQVQYNVTVHWHGVRQLRTGWADGPAYITQCPILPGQSYLYNFTLTGQRGTLLWHAHISWLRATIHGAIVIFPKKGVPYPFPKPDKEKIIILSEWWKADVEAVINQATMTGLPPNISDAHTVNGQTGAVPGCISPGFTLHVESGKTYLLRIINAALNDELFFKIAGHNITVVEVDATYTKPFSTDTIFIGPGQTTNALLTADKSIGKYLIAVSPFMDTVVAVDNVTAIAFLRYKGTLAFSPPVLTTTPAINATPATSTFMDKLRSLNSKKYPANVPLTVDHDLYFTIGVGIDPCATCTNGSKAVADINNVSFIMPTTALLQAHYYNISGVFTDDFPAKPPIAFNYTGNNTAMNLKTTNGTKAYRLAFNSAVQVVLQGTTIIAPESHPFHLHGFNFFVVGKGLGNFDPDNDPKKFNLADPVERNTVSVPTAGWIAIRFKADNPGVWFLHCHLEVHTTWGLKMAFVVDNGKGPNESILPPPSDLPTC; encoded by the exons ATGGAGTACTATCAGGCTCGGACAATGCTGCTAGTGATTTTCATTTTTCCGGCATTGGTCGAGTGCAAGGTCCGTCTTTATAATTTCAGG GTAGTCCTGACGAACACAACAAAGCTTTGTTCAACTAAGTCCATCCCCACCATCAATGGAAAGTTTCCGGGACCCACCATTTATGCAAGGGAAGGTGATAATGTCAATATAAGGCTCACTAACCAGGTCCAATACAATGTTACCGTCCACTG GCATGGAGTGAGGCAGTTGCGTACGGGCTGGGCCGATGGGCCAGCATACATTACACAGTGTCCAATACTGCCTGGGCAAAGTTATCTCTACAATTTCACTCTTACAGGCCAGAGAGGCACTCTTCTCTGGCATGCACATATTTCATGGTTAAGGGCAACGATACACGGTGCCATTGTCATCTTTCCTAAGAAAGGCGTTCCTTACCCATTTCCAAAACCTGACAAGGAAAAGATCATCATATTGA GTGAATGGTGGAAAGCTGATGTTGAAGCTGTGATCAACCAAGCAACAATGACTGGCTTGCCTCCAAATATATCAGATGCGCACACCGTTAATGGCCAGACGGGGGCAGTTCCTGGCTGCATTTCTCCGG GTTTCACGTTACATGTTGAAAGTGGCAAGACCTATTTGCTACGCATTATCAATGCAGCATTAAATGATGAACTCTTCTTCAAGATTGCAGGGCATAATATTACCGTTGTTGAGGTGGATGCTACTTACACTAAGCCCTTTAGCACCGACACGATATTTATCGGTCCAGGCCAAACCACAAATGCCCTGCTTACTGCAGATAAAAGCATTGGCAAGTATTTAATAGCTGTCTCTCCCTTCATGGATACTGTAGTTGCTGTTGATAATGTGACTGCAATCGCTTTCTTGCGCTATAAGGGAACCCTTGCATTCTCCCCACCTGTCCTAACCACCACTCCTGCTATAAACGCAACTCCGGCAACTTCAACTTTCATGGACAAACTTCGAAGCCTGAATTCAAAGAAGTACCCAGCCAATGTCCCATTAACAGTAGACCATGATCTATACTTCACGATCGGTGTCGGGATTGACCCTTGTGCAACATGTACTAATGGTAGCAAGGCTGTGGCAGATATAAATAATGTTTCTTTTATAATGCCAACTACAGCTTTACTTCAAGCACACTACTATAACATAAGCGGGGTCTTCACAGATGATTTCCCAGCAAAACCACCGATTGCTTTTAATTATACGGGAAATAATACGGCAATGAATCTAAAGACCACAAATGGGACTAAAGCTTATAGGCTGGCTTTTAATTCAGCAGTTCAAGTGGTGTTGCAAGGAACCACTATAATAGCACCTGAGAGTCATCCATTCCATCTTCATggatttaatttctttgttgtTGGCAAGGGACTGGGAAATTTTGATCCAGATAATGATCCAAAGAAATTTAATCTGGCCGATCCTGTTGAAAGGAACACAGTCAGTGTACCTACTGCCGGATGGATTGCAATCAGATTCAAGGCAGATAATCCAG GTGTTTGGTTTTTGCATTGCCATTTGGAAGTACACACGACATGGGGACTCAAGATGGCATTTGTGGTGGACAATGGTAAGGGCCCAAACGAGTCAATACTACCCCCTCCTAGTGACCTTCCAACGTGCTAG
- the LOC118059628 gene encoding transcription factor DIVARICATA → METLNPSSYMSNSNWFTQTTEWTREENKEFEIALAIFDEHEPDRWLKVAAMIPGKTVYDVIKQYKELEDDVSDIEAGRVPVPGYLSSSFTFQLVGNSNFDAYRKRSLTAKSADQQRKKGVPWTEDEHRRFLMGLLKHGKGDWRNISRNFVVSKTPTQVASHAQKYFIRQQLSGVKDKRRPSIHDITTVNLADATTPSDGDEPSSLDQSDLLSSQQKPAGMQKVLIDWDEAKDGSIMVFDSTHEDLFKSSPYEIPSNGLKFQGQNLCVGAHHGARINPHNMVFKLPPPRFQIQY, encoded by the exons ATGGAAACTCTGAATCCATCTTCATACATGTCGAATTCGAATTGGTTTACCCAAACCACAGAGTGGACTAGAGAGGAGAACAAGGAGTTTGAGATAGCTTTGGCGATATTTGATGAGCATGAGCCTGATAGGTGGCTAAAGGTGGCAGCTATGATACCCGGAAAGACAGTTTATGATGTGATCAAGCAATACAAGGAGCTGGAAGACGATGTTAGTGATATAGAAGCAGGGAGGGTTCCGGTTCCGGGTTACCTTAGCTCGTCTTTCACTTTCCAGTTGGTTGGCAATAGCAATTTTGATGCGTATAGGAAGAGGTCTTTGACTGCCAAGAGTGCTGATCAGCAGAGAAAGAAAGGCGTGCCATGGACAGAAGATGAGCACAG GCGGTTCCTTATGGGGCTTCTAAAGCATGGAAAAGGGGACTGGAGGAACATCTCTCGCAATTTTGTAGTTTCAAAGACTCCAACTCAAGTGGCGAGCCATGCACAGAAGTACTTCATACGGCAGCAGCTTTCCGGAGTGAAGGATAAGAGAAGACCTAGCATCCATGACATTACAACTGTCAATCTCGCAGATGCTACTACTCCGTCAGATGGTGACGAGCCCTCCTCGCTAGATCAATCTGATTTGCTTTCATCGCAGCAAAAGCCAGCAGGGATGCAGAAAGTGTTGATTGACTGGGACGAAGCAAAGGATGGATCGATTATGGTCTTTGATTCAACTCATGAAGACTTGTTTAAGTCATCTCCATATGAGATACCTTCGAACGGTCTAAAATTTCAGGGGCAAAATCTGTGTGTCGGTGCTCATCACGGGGCTCGTATCAACCCCCATAACATGGTTTTTAAATTGCCACCCCCAAgatttcaaattcaatattag